The genomic interval AAAAAATCTTTACAAGCATTAAACTTATAAAGATTTCTTTTCTAGGTTTTTATTTAAAATTAGAACGGTACATCGCTATCATCATCGTCATCATTTAAATTGCTTCCGAAAGCTTCATTTGCCGATGGAAGATTTTTAGTGATAAACGGATTATCGTCGTGATTCATTTTTGAAGGCAAATCATCGTATCCTCCACTAAAATCTTCAAGGTTATCAAACTTACCTAAATGTCCTAAGAATTTTAAACGAATGTTGTCAAGTCCACCGTTACGGTGTTTAGCCACAATAAATTCTGCCTGACCTGCTGTCGATGATTGTTCATCATCATCCCATTCTTCAATTTTATAATATTCAGGACGGTAAATAAACGATACAATATCGGCATCCTGCTCAATAGCTCCAGATTCACGAAGATCCGATAGCAGAGGACGCTTGCTTGATCCACGGGTTTCAACGGCACGCGATAACTGAGAAAGTGCAATTACCGGAACGTTTAACTCTTTTGCCAATGCTTTTAAGTTTCGGGAAATTGTCGAAATCTCCTGCTCACGATTTCCTCCTCCTTTTGCATTACCTCCCGCTGTCATTAACTGCAAGTAATCGATAATGATTAATTTAATTCCGTGCTGCGAAGCTAAACGACGACATTTTGCACGTAAATCGAAAATAGAAAGCGAAGGTGTATCATCAATAAACAGAGGTGCTTTTTCTAAATCTTTTACTTTAGTACTCAGCTGTTCCCATTCATGTTTTTCCAGTTTTCCCGTTCTTAATTTTTCAGAAGACAATCCTGTTTCTGAAGAAATAAGCCTCGTAATTAGCTGAACAGAAGCCATCTCAAGTGAGAAAACTGCTACCGCATGTCCAAACTGAATACTAATATTTCTTGCCATCGAAAGTACGAAAGCCGTTTTTCCCATACCCGGACGTGCCGCGATAATAATTAAATCCGACGGCTGCCATCCAGAAGTTAACTGATCTAATTTTTCAAAACCAGTTGCAATACCACTCAAACCTTCTTTACCTGCAATTTCTTCAATACGTTTCTTTGCCTGTAATACTAAACTTTGAGCTGTTTCAGAACTACGTTTAATATTTCCCTGCGTTACTTCATACAATTTCGATTCGGCTTTGTCCAACAAATCAAATACATCTGTAGTTTCATCATACGATTCTTCGATAATCTCAGAAGATATTCTAATTAAACTTCTTTGAATAAATTTTTGAAGAATAATACGCGAGTGAAATTCGATGTGTGCCGAAGAAGCAATTTTTTGCGTAAGCTGAATTAAGTAAAAATCTCCTCCTGCTAATTCTAACTTTCCGTTTTTCTTTAACTGAGATGATACTGTCAATAAATCTATTGGCTGTGTCTCGGTAAAAAGCTGCAAAATTGCTTCAAAAATATGTTTGTGTGCGTCTTTGTAAAAAGCATCCGGCTGCAAAATATCAATTACATCATCTACCCCCTTTTTATCAATCATCATTGCACCAAGTACAGCCTCCTCAAGGTCAAGAACCTGTGGAGGAAGTTTTCCTTTTTCGAGATTAATAATAGTGGTTTTATCTACCTTTACAGGGTTTACATTTTTGAAATTTTCCATATAGCGAAAGTAACAAAATTTGAAAAATTTTTGTTAGCGAGTTATAACTATTCTGTTGTTTATAAATACTTTATTTTGTTGATAACCAAAAAAAAATCCGAAACCGCAGGGCTTCGGATTTTTAATCATTTTATATGAATTTACTCTTTATACTCGCCCATATTGCTGTATTTGTCCATTCTTTGGGCAATTAGCTCGGCTGTTGATAAGTCTTTTAATTCATTATATCCTTTGGTAATATATTCTGCCACTGTTTTAAAAGTAGTTTCGCGGTCATAGTGCGCTCCACCTAGTGGTTCAGGAATAACATCATCAACTAATTTTTGTTTTTTCATATCAGATGAAGTCAATTTTAAAGCTTCGGCAGCACGTTCTTTGTACTCCCAGCTTTTCCATAAAATTGAAGAACATGATTCTGGAGAAATTACAGAATACCAAGTATTCTCTAACATATATACTCGGTCTCCAACACCTATTCCTAAAGCTCCTCCCGAAGCACCTTCACCTACAATAATCGTGATAATTGGCACTTGTAAACGAACCATTTCAAAAATATTTCTTGCAATAGCTTCACCTTGTCCTCTTTCTTCAGCTTCAAGTCCTGGGTATGCACCCGGAGTGTCTACTAAAGTTAAAACCGGAATACCAAATTTCTCTGCCATTTTCATTAAACGCAAAGCTTTACGGTATCCTTCTGGGTTCGCCATACCAAAATTACGGTATTGACGTGTTTTTGTATTAAAACCTTTTTGCTGACCTACAATCATAAACGACTGACCGTTTATTTTTCCAAGTCCCCCAACCATTGCTTTATCATCTTTAAAACCTCTGTCTCCATGAAGTTCTAAGAAAGTATCACCGCAAATTGCTTTGATATAATCTAAAGTATAAGGTCTGTTTGGGTGTCTTGATAATTGTACACGCTGCCAGGCTGTAAGATTTTTATATATTTCTTTCTTAGTTTGTTCTAATTTCTTGTTGATTTCTTTACAAGTTGGCGTAACATCAACATCAGATTCTTTTCCAATTATAACACACTTTTCTAACTGTTCTTCAAGTTCTTTTATTGGAAGCTCAAAATCTAAATATTCCATGGATTTTTGAATTTTGTTTTTAAATCGAACCGCAAATATAAAAATATTATACTATTCGTATTATTATTTCGTCTTTAAAATGAAAAAAAGCAATTTAAAAATAAGGTAAATACTACACTTTGTTTTTATTTTGATAATGTTTAAAAACACCATTCAAAATAACAGTAATGACAATTATAACAGCTCCGATATAAAATTCTACACTCATTTTCTCTTTACCGCCAAGAATAAAATAAGCCAAAAGAATTCCGTAAACAGGCTCTAAATTAGTGGTTAACATTACGGTATACGGAGTTAATCTCCGCATAACTTTTACTGATGCCGTAAATGCATAAGCTGTACAAACAGAAGCTAAAATCAATAATAAAACCCAATTGTTTATTGACATAACAAAAAAATCAGCATTGAATTTCCCTACCACTAAAAAGTAAATAGATATAAAGAAAACTCCTGCCCCAAATTCGTAAAATGTAATAACTGAAGGCTCGTGATCTGAGATTAATTTTCCATTCATCAATGTGAATAAAACCCCCAGAATAATTGAGATCAAAGCGTAATATACGCCTGTAAGATATTTTATTTCAACCTGTAATATCAATCCTAATCCAGCAATGATAACTAATCCGAAGAAAACTTCGTACCACAAAATTTTTCTTCCGTAAAAAAGTGGTTCGAGCAGAGAAGCGAAAAATGCTCCAAGCGAAAAAATCGACAGTGTTATAGAAACATTAGACACATGAATTGCCTTAAAAAAGAAAATCCAGTGCATGGCTATTAATAATCCAACAAAAATTAATTTGGCAAATGATTGTGCCGAAATAGAAAAAGACTGTTTTTTAAACAATATAAATCCTCCAAGAAATAGACCGGCAATAAGCATTCTAAACCAAACCAAATTCTCGGCATCAATTGTAATTAAAGCACCAAGAATGGCAGTAAATCCCCAAATAAAAACAATTAAATGAAGGTTTAAGTAACTTTTTAAATTATCGTTTCGCATTACGTAGTAAATAAACTGCTAAAATACCAAAAACAATATTTGGAAACCAAACAGCTAATAAAGGTGAGAAAGTAGATTTTTCGGCAAGAGTACCAAATATTTTATCAAAAAACACAAATGAAAATGCAATTGCGATTCCGATGGCAAGGTTCATTCCCATACCACCTCGACGTTTCA from Flavobacterium sp. carries:
- the dnaB gene encoding replicative DNA helicase, with the protein product MENFKNVNPVKVDKTTIINLEKGKLPPQVLDLEEAVLGAMMIDKKGVDDVIDILQPDAFYKDAHKHIFEAILQLFTETQPIDLLTVSSQLKKNGKLELAGGDFYLIQLTQKIASSAHIEFHSRIILQKFIQRSLIRISSEIIEESYDETTDVFDLLDKAESKLYEVTQGNIKRSSETAQSLVLQAKKRIEEIAGKEGLSGIATGFEKLDQLTSGWQPSDLIIIAARPGMGKTAFVLSMARNISIQFGHAVAVFSLEMASVQLITRLISSETGLSSEKLRTGKLEKHEWEQLSTKVKDLEKAPLFIDDTPSLSIFDLRAKCRRLASQHGIKLIIIDYLQLMTAGGNAKGGGNREQEISTISRNLKALAKELNVPVIALSQLSRAVETRGSSKRPLLSDLRESGAIEQDADIVSFIYRPEYYKIEEWDDDEQSSTAGQAEFIVAKHRNGGLDNIRLKFLGHLGKFDNLEDFSGGYDDLPSKMNHDDNPFITKNLPSANEAFGSNLNDDDDDSDVPF
- a CDS encoding acetyl-CoA carboxylase carboxyltransferase subunit alpha: MEYLDFELPIKELEEQLEKCVIIGKESDVDVTPTCKEINKKLEQTKKEIYKNLTAWQRVQLSRHPNRPYTLDYIKAICGDTFLELHGDRGFKDDKAMVGGLGKINGQSFMIVGQQKGFNTKTRQYRNFGMANPEGYRKALRLMKMAEKFGIPVLTLVDTPGAYPGLEAEERGQGEAIARNIFEMVRLQVPIITIIVGEGASGGALGIGVGDRVYMLENTWYSVISPESCSSILWKSWEYKERAAEALKLTSSDMKKQKLVDDVIPEPLGGAHYDRETTFKTVAEYITKGYNELKDLSTAELIAQRMDKYSNMGEYKE
- a CDS encoding DMT family transporter; this translates as MRNDNLKSYLNLHLIVFIWGFTAILGALITIDAENLVWFRMLIAGLFLGGFILFKKQSFSISAQSFAKLIFVGLLIAMHWIFFFKAIHVSNVSITLSIFSLGAFFASLLEPLFYGRKILWYEVFFGLVIIAGLGLILQVEIKYLTGVYYALISIILGVLFTLMNGKLISDHEPSVITFYEFGAGVFFISIYFLVVGKFNADFFVMSINNWVLLLILASVCTAYAFTASVKVMRRLTPYTVMLTTNLEPVYGILLAYFILGGKEKMSVEFYIGAVIIVITVILNGVFKHYQNKNKV